Proteins encoded within one genomic window of Pelorhabdus rhamnosifermentans:
- a CDS encoding 4Fe-4S binding protein — MSLKIETKRCKGCGICVTFCPKAVLKVNEIEKVEILDESKCISCKQCELRCPDYAIFVEK, encoded by the coding sequence ATGAGCTTGAAAATCGAAACAAAACGCTGCAAAGGCTGCGGCATTTGCGTAACCTTTTGCCCCAAAGCAGTACTCAAAGTAAACGAAATTGAAAAAGTAGAAATTCTTGACGAATCCAAATGCATTAGCTGCAAACAGTGTGAACTGCGCTGTCCAGACTACGCCATATTCGTTGAAAAATAA